A genome region from Panicum virgatum strain AP13 chromosome 4K, P.virgatum_v5, whole genome shotgun sequence includes the following:
- the LOC120703714 gene encoding chitinase 1-like: MNTRMRAVAVLVALLAAAAFAVTAQAQQCGWQAGGKLCPDCLCCSRDGFCGSTSAWCGDGCQSQCNGCGGGGGDDCSAGGGGGGGDDEQGGDGVASIISRSLFEEMLKHRNDAQCLARCFYTYDAFIAAANAFPGFGTTGDLDTQKRELAAFLAQTSHETTGGWPAAPDGPYAWGYCFNEEVNGWAGPDYCQTSKRWPCVAGKKYYGRGPIQISWNYNYGQAGEAEAIAADLLSDPDMVARDAVVSFKTAVWFWMTPQAPKPSCHDVMTGQWSPSANDLAAGRVPGYGLTTNIINGGLECGFGGPDDRVENRIGFYKRYCDLLGVSYGDNLDCYNQRNFAAASSASTSSSYHADA, translated from the coding sequence ATGAATACGAGGATGAGAGCAGTGGCAGTACTAGTGGCCTTGTTGGCCGCAGCGGCATTCGCCGTGACCGCGCAAGCCCAGCAGTGCGGTTGGCAGGCAGGCGGAAAGCTCTGCCCCGACTGCCTCTGCTGCAGCCGCGACGGCTTCTGCGGCTCCACCTCCGCATGGTGCGGCGACGGCTGTCAGAGCCAGTGCAACGGCTGCGGGGGAGGTGGTGGTGATGattgcagcgccggcggcggcggtggcggaggagacGACGAACAAGGTGGTGATGGCGTCGCGTCTATAATCTCACGGTCTCTGTTCGAGGAGATGCTGAAGCACCGCAACGACGCCCAGTGCCTGGCCCGTTGCTTCTACACGTACGACGCCTTCATCGCCGCGGCCAACGCCTTCCCAGGCTTCGGCACCACCGGCGACCTGGACACCCAAAAACGGGAGCTCGCCGCGTTCCTGGCTCAGACGTCGCACGAGACCACCGGCGGGTGGCCGGCCGCTCCCGACGGCCCCTACGCCTGGGGCTACTGCTTCAACGAGGAGGTGAACGGCTGGGCCGGCCCCGACTACTGCCAGACCAGCAAGCGGTGGCCCTGCGTCGCCGGCAAGAAGTACTACGGCCGAGGCCCCATCCAGATCTCGTGGAACTACAACTACGGCCAagccggcgaggcggaggccatCGCCGCCGACCTGCTCAGCGACCCGGACATGGTGGCGCGCGACGCCGTGGTGTCGTTCAAGACGGCGGTGTGGTTCTGGATGACGCCGCAGGCGCCCAAGCCGTCGTGCCACGACGTGATGACGGGGCAGTGGAGCCCCTCGGCCAACGACCTGGCGGCGGGGAGGGTGCCCGGGTACGGCCTCACCACCAACATCATCAATGGCGGGCTCGAGTGCGGCTTCGGCGGACCCGACGACCGCGTCGAGAACCGCATCGGATTCTACAAGCGCTACTGCGACTTGCTCGGTGTCAGCTACGGCGACAACCTCGACTGCTACAACCAGAGGAACTTTGCGGCCGCGTCGTCGGCCTCAACCTCATCATCGTATCACGCTGATGCGTAA